The following proteins are co-located in the Pseudomonas fluorescens genome:
- the folK gene encoding 2-amino-4-hydroxy-6-hydroxymethyldihydropteridine diphosphokinase, whose translation MSLTQIYLGLGSNIERERHLVAGLDALASFLIDVRCSPVFESQPVGIKSGPFFNLVVSAYTDLPLMELDRRLKFIEADNGRYAPDRKGLPLDIDVLLYGELVGNFDGLILPRAEILKNAFVLWPLSLMAPDRVHPEAGKTLAQLWRDAQIDQVLAPVGFEWQGQQLTPDAPL comes from the coding sequence ATGTCGCTAACTCAGATTTACCTTGGCCTTGGCAGCAATATCGAGCGCGAGCGCCATTTGGTCGCTGGCCTGGATGCGCTGGCGAGCTTCTTGATCGATGTGCGCTGTTCTCCAGTGTTCGAAAGCCAGCCGGTGGGCATCAAAAGCGGGCCATTCTTCAATCTGGTGGTGTCGGCCTATACCGACCTGCCGCTGATGGAGCTGGATCGTCGGTTGAAATTCATCGAGGCCGATAATGGTCGCTATGCCCCGGACCGCAAGGGGCTGCCGCTGGACATCGATGTGTTGCTGTACGGCGAGCTGGTGGGCAATTTCGATGGCTTGATCCTGCCGCGAGCAGAGATCCTGAAAAACGCCTTTGTGCTGTGGCCGCTGTCGTTGATGGCGCCCGATCGTGTGCACCCGGAGGCGGGCAAGACATTGGCGCAGCTATGGCGCGATGCGCAGATTGATCAAGTGCTGGCGCCCGTCGGTTTTGAGTGGCAGGGCCAGCAGCTGACGCCGGACGCGCCCCTATAG
- the folB gene encoding dihydroneopterin aldolase, with amino-acid sequence MDRVFIEGLEVDTVIGAYDWERGIKQCLRLDLSFAWDNRPAAAGDDLTLALDYASVSARIQAFAEQSQYQLVETFAERLAEVLMREFQIPWLHLKLTKPGAVPAAKGVGVEIERGCR; translated from the coding sequence TTGGACAGAGTGTTTATCGAAGGCCTGGAAGTCGACACCGTGATCGGGGCCTACGACTGGGAGCGCGGCATCAAGCAATGTCTGCGTCTGGACCTGAGCTTTGCCTGGGACAACCGCCCGGCTGCGGCGGGTGACGATCTGACCCTGGCGCTCGACTACGCCAGCGTATCTGCGCGTATCCAGGCCTTTGCCGAGCAATCCCAGTACCAGTTGGTAGAAACCTTTGCCGAGCGTCTGGCCGAAGTGCTGATGCGTGAATTTCAGATTCCCTGGCTGCACCTCAAGTTGACCAAGCCCGGCGCCGTACCGGCCGCCAAAGGCGTGGGCGTGGAGATCGAGCGCGGATGTCGCTAA